In the Drosophila virilis strain 15010-1051.87 chromosome 4, Dvir_AGI_RSII-ME, whole genome shotgun sequence genome, GTTCAAAGGTTCTGATagctacctttgcggccaaaGAGCCACGCTCCATCTTCTCGAAGCCGAGAGCCAGCACGCAGTCTGCGTTGCCCGACTCAATGATCTGCTTGCCCAGGTACAAGGCACTCGAGCCCGTGGAACAGTTGTTGTTCACGTTGTAGACGGGAATTCCGGTCATGCCCACTTCATAGACCGCACGTTGTCCGCAAGTGGAGTCGCCATAGACATAGCCCACAACAGCCTGTTGCACCTCCTCGTACTTGATGTTGGCATCCTGCAGCGCCTTGGTGACTGCCTCCTTGGCAAAGTCCGGATAACAGACGTCAGCGCGGCGACCAGGTTTCTCGAACTAAGGCAGATGTCAATTACATGCAAGATCAAAGGTCGCTTTAACAATACGTACCTTGGTCATGCCAACGCCGATAACGTAGACTCTGGTCTTGGTCATTTTGTGGTGCTTCTGTTGTGGTCGGCGTCCAGAAAACAAGTGTTTGGTGGACTTGCAACCGGTCGCGAGTTTACCTCTGCATTTGCGGAATCAGTTCAATTGGAATGTGCTTTTATTTGGAGCAAGTTCAATTTAATGTTCCGAACCAGTTTAATTGAGGCGGCCCCATTTTACTTGCTTGATATTTTGGTTTTAGTATTTAAGTGTTCTTTGGGTTTTCCTGGCTGGCCAcacataattcaattttactTGCCGCTTCCTATTCCTGGTCTGCTTCAAAAATCTTAACCCTGCCCCGAGAGCaaaagtaaaaacatttttcggagaaaagcacgtgaaaatatttaaataagcgGATATGTAGCACTAAGGGACAATGTGGCCATACGTATTTAACGTGGCAGCCATTAGCCAATGAGATCCACTGTGTTTGCGCCAGAATATGATTTGATGTTTCAGGTAAGAGCAGAAGCTTTTGTGGTTCTCCGTAAGTCGGAGATGGTGTCTATCCcacatagttttttttttcctcaaGATGCCATTTTCTTTGTAGtgttttttatgaaatataaGCTTTTTAAAGTTGTCGAAGTCGCGGTGGTAGCACGATTGACAAGCGTCGTGCAGCAACGATACCACTTGACGATGAATTTCCGATAGTCTTGAGCTATCGTCAACGCGTGGAGATGAGCGAATGAGAGCTTTAAACTATCGATGATGAATCATTGAAAATATCGAATTTTCGATTTGGCGGAGTCTATTGTGTATTTAAAATGCCAATCAGCACAATGTATAACTGAAAATAagttaacattttaaattaactGCACGGATATTGATCTTGTATCTCAAGTTTCTTGTGAGGTTAACACGATTAAAAGCGGTTTCATGTACATTTAAAATCTAAGGCATTTTTTAAAACATACATATTAAAAATGAAGCAATCCATATGCAAAATAGACTTAAGAATTTTATAAAGTTATCACTTATAACAATATATTATAAAGTCgtttaattatattgtttctcTTAGCTCTATGActgatatatacaaaaatataattataactaGTGACTATGATTGtgtttttagaattttataagtttaattgttaacaatttttgtgTTATGACTTCTAAGGTGCGATTTGAGCGTGTCAGCACGATGACAgatttttggacagtgtagaCACTTGTAAGCCCGGTGACCAACCAATGTGACAGGGCTTGTGCTCATCGTACTTTGCATTCTCTGAAAACTGTTTTCTGCAGTGAATACACCTTAAGGGAGCTTTACCTACATGAGTAAAATGTGGATGCGCAGATGCATGAACTGTTTAAAGGCTTGGGGACGATGTGGACACTGAAATGGTCATTCGTCCGAATGCGTACGTAAGTGATTTGTGTAGCCTAATTTGGTCTTAAAGGCCTTTTGACAATGTGGGCATgtaaattgtttctttttagcATCTATTCTAGGCTCGTCAACAGCAAGAGGATCGCCAGTTTCGTAGCGCTCCACGGTGCATTCTTCGTAGCTCTTCAAGCTTAGTTCAGTTTGTTCCTCTTCAATGTTATCCTCCATATCCTTCACTTCATTGCTGCAGCCTATTTCATTATCTTGCCCGGCCAGCTTTGAGTTTTCTATTTCAACCCGTTCAGACTGGATATTTATCTTACTGTTATTTGCGGGATGAATTAAAATGTGTCccttaaataatgaaatagtagtaaatatttttggacagtgtagaCACTTGTAAGCGCGGTGGCCAATGTGATAGCGCGTGTGTTCATCGTACTTGGCTTTCTCTAAAAAGTATTTTCTGCAGTGCGGACACTTATAGGCAGTTTTTCCCTTATGAGTAGATATGTGGGAGCGCAGAATCCAGaatgttttaaatgttttcgGGCAATATGGACACGGAAATGGTCGTTCGCTCGAATGCATACGAATGTGAGCATTGAGGCTGGATGTATTCTTATAGGCCTTTTGGCACTGTGGGCatataaattgtttcttttcaGTAACTTTTCTAGGCTCGTCAACAGCAAGAGGATTGCTAATTTCGTAGCCCTCAACGGTGCATTCCTCGTAGCTGTTTGAGCTTAGTTCAGTTTGTTCTTCCTTAATGTTAACTTCACTATCCTTTACTTCATTGCTGAAGTCGTCTATTTGATTATCTTGCTCATCCAGCTCCCAGTTTTCTATTTCAAGCAGCTCGGACTGGACATTTACCTCGCTGTTGTTTGCGTGATGAATTAGAATGTGTTTTTTAAACCTTGTCTGATCAGAACAGATTTTTGAACAGTGTGGACATTTGTAAAGCCGGTGGCCAATGTGACAGCGCGTGTGTTCATCGTACTTGGCTTTCTCTATAAAGTATTTTCTGCAGTGCGGACATTTATATGTAGTTTTCCCCTTATGAGTATATACGTGTGAGCGCAAAACCATGAACTGTTTAAAGGCTTTGGGGCAATGTGGACACTGATATGGTCGTTCGCACGTATGCGTACGAATGTGCAATTTGAGGctagatttatatttataggcTTTTGGGCATTGTGGgcatataaattttgtttttttagcaTCTATTGTAGGTTCGTTATCAGCATTAGAGCACTCTTCGTAGCTCCTTAAGCTTAGTTCAGTTTGTCCCTCACTGTTGTTTGCGTGATGAATTCGAATGTGGTTTTTAAACCTTGTATGATGAGTACAGATTTTTGAACAGTGTGGACATTTGTAAAGCCGGTGCCCAATATGAACGCGCGTGTGTTCATCGTACTTGGCTTTCTCTATAAAGTATTTTCTGCAGTGCGGACACTTATAGGCAGTTGTCCCATCATGAGTATATACGTGTGAGCGGAGAATCCCGaatgttttaaatgttttcgGGCAATGTGGACACTGAAATGGTCGTTCGTCCGAATGCGTCGTACGTAAGTGATTTGTGAGCATAAATTTGGTCTTGAAGGCCCTTTGGCACTGTgtgcatataaattgtttcttttcaGCATCTATTCTAGGCTCATTAGCAGCAGTAGGATTGACAACTTCGTGGTGCTCCACGGTGCATTCTTCGTAGCTCTTCAAGCTTAGTTCGGTTTGTTCCTCTTCAATGTTATCCTCCTGATCATTTACTTCATTGCTGCAGTCTATTTCATCATCTTGCCCGGCCAGCTTCGAGTTTTCTATTTCAACCCGTTCAGACTGCACATTTATCTCACTGTTATATGCGGGATGAATGGAAATGTGTGCTTTAAATGATGAAATAGTAGCTAAtatttttggacagtgtagaCATTTGTAAGCCTTGTGACCAACATGATAGCGCGTGTGTTCATCGTACTTGGCTTTCTCTAAAAAGTATTTTCTGCAGTGCGGACACTTATAGGCAGTTTTTCCCTTATGAGTAGATATGTGGGAGCGCAGAATCCAGAaagttttaaatgttttcgGGCAATGTGGACACGGAAATGGTCGTTCATCCGAATGCGTCGTACGTAAGTGACTTGTGAGGATTAATTTGGTCGTGAAGGCCTTTTGGCACTGTGGGCatataaattgtttcttttcaGTAACTTTTCTAGGCTCGTCAACAGCAAGAGGATCGCCAATTCCGTAGCGCTCCACGGTGCATTCTTCGTAGCTGTTTGAACTTAGTTCACTTTCTTCCTCCTTAATGGTTTTTAAACTTTCATTTACTTCTTCGGTGCAGCCTATTTCATTGTCTTGCCCGGCCAGCTCGGAGTTTTCCATTTCAAGCCGTTCAGACTGGACATTTACCTCACTGTTATTTGCGGAATGAGTTAAAATGTGttctttaaaaaatgtaatatgaGTATAGATTTTTGAACAGTGCGGACATTTGTAAAGCCGGTGACCAATATGAACGCGCGTGTGTTCATCGTACTTGGCTTTCTCTAAAAAGTATTTTCTGCAGTGCGCACACTTATAGGCAGTTTTTCCCTTATGAGTAGATATGTGGGAGCGCAAATTCTCGGACACCTTAAATGATTTGGGGCAATGTGGACACTGAAATGGTCGTTCGCTCGAATGCTTACGAATGTGAACATTGAGGCTGGATGTATTCTTATAGACCTTTTGGCACTGTGGgcatataaattgtttgttttcagCATCCATTCTAGACTCGTCAGCGGCAAGAGGAGCGCCAATTTCGTAGCGCTCCACGGTGCATTCTTCGTAGCTGTTTGAGCTTAGTTCAGTTTGTTCCTCCTTAATGGTTACTTCAGTATCATTTCCTTCATTGCTGCAGCCTATTTCATTATCTTGCTCGGCCAGCTCCGAGTTTTCAGTTTCAAGCAGCTCGGACTGAACATTTACATCGTTGTTATATGCGTGATGAGTTAAAGTGTGttctttaaaaaatgaaatagtagtaaatatttttggacagtgtagaCACTTGTAAGCCCGGTGGCCAATGTGATAACGCGTGTGTTCATCGTACTTAGCTTTCTCTAAAAAGAATTTTCTGCAGTGTggacatttaaatgcagttttcCCCTTATGAGTAGATATGTGGGAGCGCAGAATCCcgaatattttaaatgatttgGGGCAATGCGGACACTGAAATGGTCGTTCGCTCGAATGCTTACGAATGTGAACATTGAGGCTGGATGTATTCTTATAGACCTTTTGGCACTGTGGGCatataaattgtttcttttcaGCATCTTTTCTAGGCTCATTAACAGCAGTTGGTTGGACAACTTCGTTGTGCTCCACGGTGCATTCTTCGTAGCTCTTTAAGCTTAGTTCAGGTTGTTCCTCTTCAATGTTATCCTCCTCATCCTTTACTTCATTGCTGCAGCCTATTTCATTATCTTGCCCGGCCAGCTTCGAGTTTTCTATATCAACCCGTTCAGACTGGACATTTACCTCACTGTTATTTGCAGGATGAGTTAAAATGTGTTCTTTAAACATTGAAATAGTAGTATAGATTTTTGGACAGTGCAGACATTTGTAAGCCCGGTAGCCAATATGAAAACGCGTGTGTTCATCGTACTTGGCTTTCTCTATAAAGTATTTTCTGCAGTGCGGACACTTAAAGGCAGCTTTTCCCTCATGATTAGATATGTGGTTGCGCAGATGCATGAACTGTTTAAAGGCTTTGGGGCAATGTGGACACTGAAATGGTCGCTCGCACGTATGCGTACGAATGTGCAATTTGAGGGTAGATTTATTCTTATAGGCCTTTGGGCATTGTGGgcatataaattttgtttttttagcaTCTATTTTAGGCTCGTTAGCAGCAGCACTGCATTCTTTGTGGCTCTTTAAGCTAGGTTCCGTATGTTTCTCCTTAATGTTTTTGAAACTATCCTTGACTTCTTTGCTGCGGCCTATTTCTCTATCTTGCTCGGCCAGCTCCCAGTTTTCTATTTCAAGCAGCTCGGACCGGACACAAAGCTCGCTGTTTATTGGATTTGTGTTATCGAGCAGATGGCTAGACTGTCTTTGATTGGAGCTATAGGCGGGCAAACTATTAGCATCCCGAGAACTGAAAATACTTGTGGGTGTATTTGCTTTGCACTCATCTTCCGGCATGTATTCCATTTGATCCGGTGGCAATTCATTTATATCCATCCCGAGCCGAACTTTGTCTATCTCTTCCTCTGGTATTTCCATTTTTATTGCGGATTCCATCCTACTTTTGTTTAGCTTTTCGCGTTACTTCTGATGGCTTTTCTTACACCTGCAATAAAAACCGATCGTTCAGGTTTGCCCATCCTTTTTGGCGGAGAAGagacaaatatatgtaaagtAAGCTACAGATGGCTCCGGAAAGTAAGCGTGCTCACACTTTATACCTACTTGCGTATCTTTAAATGTTCTATAGAATCCAAAACcaaaaatgtacatacatatatgtggaCGCGGAAACAAGGGGGACCGACGTTTCGCTCGCGCTCTCACAAGTCATAAGAAATTAAAGCAAGTGCTCTCGTCTGCGCTATGTAAACAACAATTCTTGCACACCTTTGGCAATTTGACGATTCGTTTTGCGCTTAGTTAAATATACTAATTGCAATTcttcaacaaaaa is a window encoding:
- the LOC6628775 gene encoding zinc finger protein 62-like, whose product is MESAIKMEIPEEEIDKVRLGMDINELPPDQMEYMPEDECKANTPTSIFSSRDANSLPAYSSNQRQSSHLLDNTNPINSELCVRSELLEIENWELAEQDREIGRSKEVKDSFKNIKEKHTEPSLKSHKECSAAANEPKIDAKKTKFICPQCPKAYKNKSTLKLHIRTHTCERPFQCPHCPKAFKQFMHLRNHISNHEGKAAFKCPHCRKYFIEKAKYDEHTRFHIGYRAYKCLHCPKIYTTISMFKEHILTHPANNSEVNVQSERVDIENSKLAGQDNEIGCSNEVKDEEDNIEEEQPELSLKSYEECTVEHNEVVQPTAVNEPRKDAEKKQFICPQCQKVYKNTSSLNVHIRKHSSERPFQCPHCPKSFKIFGILRSHISTHKGKTAFKCPHCRKFFLEKAKYDEHTRYHIGHRAYKCLHCPKIFTTISFFKEHTLTHHAYNNDVNVQSELLETENSELAEQDNEIGCSNEGNDTEVTIKEEQTELSSNSYEECTVERYEIGAPLAADESRMDAENKQFICPQCQKVYKNTSSLNVHIRKHSSERPFQCPHCPKSFKVSENLRSHISTHKGKTAYKCAHCRKYFLEKAKYDEHTRVHIGHRLYKCPHCSKIYTHITFFKEHILTHSANNSEVNVQSERLEMENSELAGQDNEIGCTEEVNESLKTIKEEESELSSNSYEECTVERYGIGDPLAVDEPRKVTEKKQFICPQCQKAFTTKLILTSHLRTTHSDERPFPCPHCPKTFKTFWILRSHISTHKGKTAYKCPHCRKYFLEKAKYDEHTRYHVGHKAYKCLHCPKILATISSFKAHISIHPAYNSEINVQSERVEIENSKLAGQDDEIDCSNEVNDQEDNIEEEQTELSLKSYEECTVEHHEVVNPTAANEPRIDAEKKQFICTQCQRAFKTKFMLTNHLRTTHSDERPFQCPHCPKTFKTFGILRSHVYTHDGTTAYKCPHCRKYFIEKAKYDEHTRVHIGHRLYKCPHCSKICTHHTRFKNHIRIHHANNSEGQTELSLRSYEECSNADNEPTIDAKKTKFICPQCPKAYKYKSSLKLHIRTHTCERPYQCPHCPKAFKQFMVLRSHVYTHKGKTTYKCPHCRKYFIEKAKYDEHTRCHIGHRLYKCPHCSKICSDQTRFKKHILIHHANNSEVNVQSELLEIENWELDEQDNQIDDFSNEVKDSEVNIKEEQTELSSNSYEECTVEGYEISNPLAVDEPRKVTEKKQFICPQCQKAYKNTSSLNAHIRMHSSERPFPCPYCPKTFKTFWILRSHISTHKGKTAYKCPHCRKYFLEKAKYDEHTRYHIGHRAYKCLHCPKIFTTISLFKGHILIHPANNSKINIQSERVEIENSKLAGQDNEIGCSNEVKDMEDNIEEEQTELSLKSYEECTVERYETGDPLAVDEPRIDAKKKQFTCPHCQKAFKTKLGYTNHLRTHSDE